DNA from Corallococcus soli:
TCCGGGTTACGGGAGCGCACCCGGGCCCTGGCCCCGACGTGCACGTCTCCGGACAACACCGTCACCGCGCAGTAGGACCGCTTCGACAGGGAGAACAGGTTCATCAACAGCCGCGTGCGCTCGCCGCGGTGCACCGCGGACTCCCACTGGTCCAGCAGGTCGTCGCGCAGGTGGATGCCCCCGGTCATGTCCTCCATCGCCGGCCCGAAGCGCAGGTGCACGAGCGGCACCGAGGACACCACCAGCACGTGCCGCGCCTTCTTCCCGTTCTCCGGCCGCTGGCGGTGTTCCTCGCGCCAGGCGTCGAACGCGTCCCACTGCGCGCGGCTCATCACCGTGAATTCGGACTGCGGATGGGCGTCGTCCGTGTCCAGCACCCGGCTGGTCCGCCCGCTGCGCAGGTCCAGCAGCACCACGTCCAGGTCGCAGTCCTCCGTGGAGAAGCAGAACGTCCGGAAGTAGTGCCGGGTCTCGCGCGGGTCCTCGTCCCGGACCTCCCGCCGCACGGGCTGGATCAATCCCTGGTCATCCGGTTCACGCGCCGTCTCCGGCCGCTCCAGCATGCCGTGCTGGAAGGCCTCGAAGGCCCGCGCCGCCGCGCTGTAGATGGCCCGGTACCAGGGGGACCGCTGGAGCTCCTCGTGCGAACCCCAGCCGTCGAAGATGTCGTGGTCGTCCCACGTGAAGAGGCCGGGCACCCGCTGGAGCAGCGCCGCGATGCCCTCCGGCCCACCCCAGCGCTCCCGGTACAGCCAGACGTATTCAGCGAGCAGGGCCTCCCGCAGCCCGTCCGGCACGGCCCGCGTCAGCCGCTTGGACCGGGGCAGCTTCATGTGCCCGTTGAGCACCTCCATCGTGTTGTGGAGCGAGTCCGCGTAGAGCTGGTCTCCGCCGCCAATGAGCAGTTGGAAGCCCGGCGTCTTCGCGGGGTCCGTCGGCTCCTTCTGATGGTGTTGCAGCATCCGCTCCCAGAGCGCGTACGGCTCCGCGAGGTCGCTCCAATCACTCGCGCGGCTGGCGCCGTTGCAGGAGAAGAACGCGATGTTGGGCGACACGCCCCGCTGGGGAACGACGACGTCGGACACGACGAGCGGCGTGGGAGGAGCGCCCGGGGGCGCGGCGCGGCCGCTTCGCGGCGGAGGAGGCTCGAACGTCACCGGCACGCCGGGCAGGCCCAGCGCTTCGAAGTGGTAGGACAGCCGCTGGGCCACGTCCTTGCGCGGCAGGACGACCTCCCAGCGCCACACCACGCCCGCGGTGTCCTTCGGCAGGCGGGTGAAGTCCGCCGCGGGCTTCACGTCTTCAAACGTCGCGACCGTCACGCCCCGCGCGTCCGTGAAACACAGCCTTGGGGCCGGGCACGCATCCACCGACGGACTGTCCAGGAACACGTTGACGTAGAAGCTCCACACGTCGTGGGACTTCGGGTCGGGTGTGGACTGGGCCTTCGCGTACAGGATGGGTCCGAGCAGCAGCTTCATCACGTCACCCTGGGTTTCCACGGCCGGAGCCGGCCAGCCCGGGAAGCGTTGCACGGACG
Protein-coding regions in this window:
- a CDS encoding alkaline phosphatase D family protein — its product is MQRFPGWPAPAVETQGDVMKLLLGPILYAKAQSTPDPKSHDVWSFYVNVFLDSPSVDACPAPRLCFTDARGVTVATFEDVKPAADFTRLPKDTAGVVWRWEVVLPRKDVAQRLSYHFEALGLPGVPVTFEPPPPRSGRAAPPGAPPTPLVVSDVVVPQRGVSPNIAFFSCNGASRASDWSDLAEPYALWERMLQHHQKEPTDPAKTPGFQLLIGGGDQLYADSLHNTMEVLNGHMKLPRSKRLTRAVPDGLREALLAEYVWLYRERWGGPEGIAALLQRVPGLFTWDDHDIFDGWGSHEELQRSPWYRAIYSAAARAFEAFQHGMLERPETAREPDDQGLIQPVRREVRDEDPRETRHYFRTFCFSTEDCDLDVVLLDLRSGRTSRVLDTDDAHPQSEFTVMSRAQWDAFDAWREEHRQRPENGKKARHVLVVSSVPLVHLRFGPAMEDMTGGIHLRDDLLDQWESAVHRGERTRLLMNLFSLSKRSYCAVTVLSGDVHVGARARVRSRNPDHLVPALGTVGEVFIEQVTSSPIVHPPPCWLAFKGMLAMSKDSREDLPGFLQTELLPVGKELYLRDRNWLSIRLERPKHRDGLTARPKLWVRWIAEKQHLPMEVVVEPPPFPVRG